The following proteins come from a genomic window of Micromonospora zamorensis:
- a CDS encoding ABC transporter permease: protein MANTAVADLESGLTPRAQLAQRYGLKVAGEPPSLGAYARQLWAYRHFMSAYSRAKVASSFSNTQLGQLWQVLTPLTNAAVYYLIFGVIVAQDRHVPNFIAYLCTGIFIFTFTQSAALQGTSAITGNLGLIRALHFPRAALPITVTLVQFQQLLMSMLVLAAIVLATGEPITFRWLLIAPTLLLQSIFNIGLTMIMARIGSKVTDLKQVMPFVMRAWLYGSGVLYSVTLFAERLPGWAATALESNPILVYIELARYSLLESAYPDHIASSPTRLWLLAAAWAAAVGFGGFVYFWRGEKEYGRG, encoded by the coding sequence ATGGCCAACACCGCGGTGGCCGACCTCGAATCCGGGCTGACCCCCCGCGCCCAACTCGCGCAGCGGTACGGGCTCAAGGTCGCCGGGGAACCTCCGTCCCTGGGCGCGTACGCCCGCCAACTGTGGGCGTATCGACACTTCATGTCCGCATACTCGCGGGCGAAGGTCGCGTCGTCGTTCAGCAACACGCAACTCGGCCAACTGTGGCAGGTGCTGACCCCGCTCACCAACGCGGCGGTCTACTACCTGATCTTCGGCGTGATCGTGGCGCAGGACCGGCACGTGCCGAACTTCATCGCCTACCTCTGCACCGGCATCTTCATCTTCACGTTCACCCAGAGCGCGGCGCTGCAGGGCACCAGCGCGATCACGGGTAACCTGGGGTTGATTCGAGCGCTGCACTTCCCGCGCGCCGCCCTGCCGATCACTGTCACCCTGGTGCAGTTCCAGCAGCTGCTCATGTCGATGTTGGTGCTGGCCGCGATCGTGCTGGCCACCGGGGAGCCGATCACCTTCCGCTGGCTGCTGATCGCGCCAACGCTCCTACTCCAGTCGATCTTCAACATCGGGCTGACCATGATCATGGCTCGGATCGGCTCGAAGGTCACCGACCTGAAGCAGGTCATGCCGTTCGTGATGCGGGCCTGGCTCTACGGCTCCGGCGTGCTCTACAGCGTCACGCTCTTCGCGGAACGGCTTCCCGGCTGGGCGGCGACCGCGCTGGAGTCCAACCCGATCCTGGTCTACATCGAGCTGGCCCGGTATTCACTGCTCGAATCGGCGTACCCCGACCACATCGCGTCCTCGCCGACTCGGCTGTGGCTCCTCGCTGCGGCCTGGGCAGCGGCCGTCGGCTTCGGCGGGTTCGTTTACTTCTGGCGCGGAGAGAAGGAGTACGGCCGTGGCTGA
- a CDS encoding TetR/AcrR family transcriptional regulator, with amino-acid sequence MTTEKRRAPAGAAVLRDDITTAIRRAVMQELAQTGYGRFSVEAVARRAGVSKTAIYRRWRSKLELVLDMVSAVAGKRLPLLDTGSLQGDVQLLLMVASGALGHPLASQIIPDLLAEAARNPQIAETLQRALRDYQVRIGEMVIGQAVDRGELPAGTDPSAAIDLIIGPIYWRLAISRSPLDTTELTNMANAIVAALRITCAGLVESEAPRMPAQ; translated from the coding sequence GTGACGACCGAGAAGAGGCGTGCTCCCGCCGGTGCGGCCGTTCTTCGCGACGACATCACCACGGCCATCCGCCGAGCCGTCATGCAGGAACTGGCGCAGACCGGCTACGGCCGGTTCTCCGTCGAGGCGGTCGCCCGACGGGCCGGTGTCAGCAAGACGGCGATCTATCGGCGGTGGCGTTCGAAGCTGGAGCTGGTGCTCGACATGGTGAGCGCGGTCGCCGGCAAGAGGCTGCCGCTGCTCGACACCGGCAGCCTGCAGGGCGACGTCCAGCTGCTGCTCATGGTCGCCTCGGGGGCCCTTGGCCACCCCCTGGCCTCGCAGATCATTCCGGACCTGCTGGCCGAGGCGGCGCGCAACCCGCAGATCGCGGAGACCCTCCAGCGGGCGCTGCGCGACTACCAGGTCCGGATCGGGGAGATGGTCATCGGCCAGGCGGTCGACCGGGGAGAGCTGCCGGCCGGCACCGACCCGTCGGCGGCGATCGATCTGATCATCGGCCCGATCTACTGGCGGCTCGCGATCTCCCGCTCGCCGCTGGACACCACCGAGCTGACGAACATGGCTAACGCGATCGTGGCCGCGTTGCGGATAACATGTGCTGGTTTGGTGGAGAGTGAGGCCCCCAGAATGCCGGCCCAGTGA
- a CDS encoding DegT/DnrJ/EryC1/StrS family aminotransferase has translation MAGQNPDFIPPARPIIGEAEIEAAVRVLRSGKVVQGPEVAAFEEEFGELVDGRHCVAVNSGTSALQLTLMALGFGPGDEVIVPSFSFAASANAVRLVGAEPVFVDIEAGNFCVDPEAVAAAITPRTVAIMPVHLYGHPAAMDRIMAIAERHDLAVVEDAAQAHGAGLHGTPVGAFGTAGCFSFYPTKNMHSLEGGMISTGDAGLARTLRLLRNQGMEQRYANEIVGANMRMTDVAAAIGRVQLTQLGEWTEQRRANAKFLDSTITSLVTPPVADGARHVYHQYTVRARGDRDATQQRLTELGIGNAVYYPTPIHRLKPYLTEDGKPGPWELPETERAAAEVISLPVHPSLTQVELDRIAEGANLAGGAR, from the coding sequence ATGGCTGGGCAGAACCCAGACTTCATCCCACCGGCACGTCCGATCATCGGTGAAGCTGAGATCGAGGCGGCTGTGCGGGTGCTGCGCAGCGGAAAGGTGGTGCAGGGGCCCGAGGTGGCGGCGTTCGAGGAGGAGTTCGGCGAGCTCGTCGACGGTCGGCACTGCGTCGCCGTCAACTCCGGCACCTCGGCGCTCCAGCTGACCCTGATGGCGCTCGGGTTCGGCCCCGGCGACGAGGTCATCGTGCCCTCGTTCTCCTTCGCGGCCAGCGCCAACGCCGTCCGGCTGGTGGGTGCTGAGCCGGTCTTCGTCGACATCGAGGCGGGCAACTTCTGCGTCGACCCGGAGGCGGTCGCCGCGGCGATCACCCCGCGCACCGTCGCGATCATGCCGGTGCACCTCTACGGCCACCCCGCCGCGATGGACAGGATCATGGCGATCGCCGAGCGGCACGACCTCGCCGTCGTCGAGGATGCCGCCCAGGCACACGGGGCCGGCCTGCACGGCACCCCGGTCGGCGCCTTCGGCACCGCCGGCTGCTTCAGCTTCTACCCCACCAAGAACATGCACTCCCTGGAGGGCGGCATGATCAGCACCGGGGATGCCGGGCTCGCCCGCACCCTGCGGCTGCTGCGCAACCAGGGCATGGAGCAGCGCTACGCCAACGAGATCGTGGGCGCCAACATGCGGATGACCGACGTGGCGGCGGCCATCGGTCGGGTGCAGCTGACCCAGCTCGGCGAGTGGACCGAGCAGCGTCGCGCGAACGCGAAGTTCCTCGACTCCACCATCACCAGCCTGGTCACCCCGCCGGTGGCTGACGGCGCCCGGCACGTCTACCACCAGTACACGGTGCGGGCACGGGGCGACCGGGACGCCACCCAGCAGCGCCTGACCGAGCTGGGTATCGGCAACGCCGTCTACTACCCGACGCCGATCCACCGGCTCAAGCCCTACCTCACCGAGGACGGCAAGCCCGGCCCGTGGGAGCTGCCGGAGACCGAGCGGGCCGCCGCCGAGGTGATCTCGCTGCCGGTGCACCCGTCGCTGACCCAGGTCGAGCTCGACCGGATCGCCGAGGGTGCGAACCTCGCCGGGGGTGCCCGATGA
- a CDS encoding Gfo/Idh/MocA family protein, protein MNERGKLRAGLIGLGAMGRNHARVLSNLDGVELVAVVDPAGDTTGTLRAPVVPELGDLLAMGIDYAVVACPTALHERVGLELAANGVCALIEKPLAQSVETATRLVEAFESAGLVAGVGHIERYNPALQSLRIRLEAGELGEVFQVVTRRQGPFPHRIADVGVVMDLATHDIDLTAWVTGQEYASVSARTVSRSGRLHEDMVAVVGQLADGTMVNHLVNWLSPLKERSTVITGDKGCFVADTLTADLTFYANAAIDTEWEALRAFRGVAEGDMVRYAIPKREPLLVEHERFRDAVEGKESDIVTLRQGLRTVEVAAALLESASDGKVLSVVPGGSDAEPALR, encoded by the coding sequence ATGAACGAGCGGGGCAAGCTGCGCGCTGGCCTGATCGGCCTCGGTGCGATGGGTCGCAATCACGCCCGGGTGCTCTCCAACCTGGATGGCGTCGAACTGGTCGCCGTCGTCGACCCGGCCGGCGACACCACCGGCACCCTGCGGGCCCCGGTGGTCCCGGAGCTCGGTGACCTGCTGGCGATGGGCATCGACTACGCGGTGGTCGCCTGTCCGACCGCGCTGCACGAACGGGTCGGCCTGGAGTTGGCAGCCAACGGGGTGTGCGCGCTGATCGAGAAGCCGCTGGCCCAGTCCGTCGAGACGGCCACCCGGCTGGTCGAGGCGTTCGAGTCCGCAGGTCTGGTCGCTGGCGTCGGTCACATCGAGCGCTACAACCCGGCGCTGCAGAGCCTGCGTATCCGGCTGGAGGCCGGTGAGCTGGGCGAGGTCTTCCAGGTCGTCACCCGGCGCCAGGGCCCGTTCCCGCACCGGATCGCCGACGTCGGCGTGGTGATGGACCTGGCCACCCACGACATTGATCTCACCGCGTGGGTGACCGGTCAGGAATACGCATCGGTCTCGGCTCGAACGGTCTCCCGTAGTGGCCGGCTGCACGAGGACATGGTCGCCGTTGTCGGCCAACTCGCCGACGGCACGATGGTCAATCACCTGGTCAACTGGCTGAGCCCGCTCAAGGAGCGGTCCACCGTGATCACCGGTGACAAGGGCTGCTTCGTCGCCGACACGCTCACCGCCGACCTCACCTTCTACGCCAACGCTGCCATCGACACCGAGTGGGAGGCGCTGCGCGCGTTCCGGGGCGTGGCCGAGGGCGACATGGTCCGCTACGCCATTCCGAAGCGGGAGCCACTGCTCGTCGAGCACGAGCGGTTCCGTGACGCGGTCGAGGGCAAGGAGAGCGACATCGTCACCCTGCGGCAGGGTCTGCGTACCGTGGAGGTCGCGGCGGCGCTGCTGGAGTCGGCCTCCGACGGCAAGGTCCTGTCGGTCGTGCCCGGCGGCAGCGACGCGGAGCCTGCACTGCGATGA
- a CDS encoding glycosyltransferase translates to MGTRPWETPSIRELCELPAGTPLLVHAGGVAGDRALAGVVRAMARLPEFHLALVRGEAERAATEDLIRRAGKARRRIHEVPRPNTMTAAFLASADVAVFGFEPDAGLALLDTYLAAGLRVVAADSRAAREHLARHRAGDFFAPGSLPSFAKAVERAWQRGDAPPAPDELPVAPIEAGTPGPWRALGAGPVRLGLGTANYAGQLSALAVALTAARADVGIELVMAKPPATYRYPADRYLNYPGEHRLDVQGEQALRVLGWYTHLIVDAFRPVLGRGNGDDISADLPALRRARLKVALLAHGSEIRHPGAHLERHAESAFRDADSELRERLTMVAERNRRTAEESGLPFFVTTPDLLDDVPFATWAPLIVDVDGWACDRPVLERARPVVLHAPSKRWTKGTDRLLPRLQELDERRIIELRLVEGLPHNEMRRLVQDCDIMVDQLVMGSYGTFSCEGMAAGKVVVAYVSEGPHRAAGVSPPIANATPSTLVKTIESLLDDRPAAVALAAEGARYVRAHHDGRRTAEVFDAFLR, encoded by the coding sequence GTGGGCACGCGGCCCTGGGAGACCCCTTCGATACGCGAGCTCTGTGAGCTTCCCGCTGGTACGCCGCTGCTGGTGCACGCGGGCGGGGTCGCAGGCGACCGGGCGCTGGCCGGCGTGGTACGCGCCATGGCCCGGTTGCCCGAGTTCCACCTGGCGCTGGTCCGCGGCGAGGCGGAGCGGGCGGCCACCGAGGACCTGATCCGCCGGGCCGGCAAGGCCCGGCGGCGGATCCACGAGGTGCCGCGCCCGAACACGATGACCGCAGCGTTCCTCGCCTCGGCGGACGTGGCCGTGTTCGGGTTCGAGCCGGACGCCGGTCTCGCGCTGCTCGACACCTACCTCGCCGCCGGGCTGCGCGTCGTCGCGGCGGACAGCCGGGCGGCCCGCGAGCACCTGGCCCGGCACCGGGCCGGAGACTTCTTCGCGCCCGGTTCGCTGCCCTCCTTTGCGAAGGCGGTGGAGCGGGCCTGGCAGCGCGGGGACGCGCCGCCCGCACCGGACGAGCTGCCGGTCGCGCCGATCGAGGCTGGCACCCCGGGTCCCTGGCGGGCGCTCGGCGCCGGTCCCGTCCGGTTGGGGCTGGGCACGGCCAACTACGCCGGGCAACTCTCCGCCCTGGCGGTGGCGCTCACCGCCGCGCGGGCGGACGTCGGCATCGAACTGGTGATGGCCAAGCCGCCGGCCACCTATCGTTACCCGGCCGACCGCTACCTGAACTACCCGGGCGAACACAGGCTCGACGTGCAGGGGGAGCAGGCCCTCCGGGTGCTCGGCTGGTACACGCACCTGATCGTGGACGCGTTCCGCCCGGTGCTCGGCCGGGGCAACGGCGACGACATCTCCGCAGACCTGCCCGCGCTGCGTCGGGCCCGGCTCAAGGTCGCGTTGCTGGCGCACGGCAGCGAGATCCGCCATCCGGGCGCGCACCTGGAGCGGCACGCCGAGTCCGCGTTCCGGGACGCGGACTCCGAACTGCGCGAGCGGCTCACCATGGTGGCCGAGCGGAACCGGCGCACCGCAGAGGAGAGCGGCCTGCCGTTCTTCGTGACCACCCCCGACCTGCTGGACGACGTGCCGTTCGCCACCTGGGCGCCGCTGATCGTCGACGTGGACGGCTGGGCCTGCGACCGCCCGGTGCTGGAGCGCGCCCGGCCGGTGGTGCTGCACGCGCCGTCGAAGCGGTGGACCAAGGGCACCGACCGGCTCCTGCCGCGGTTGCAGGAGCTGGACGAGCGACGGATCATCGAGTTGCGCTTGGTGGAGGGTCTGCCGCACAACGAGATGCGTCGCCTGGTGCAGGACTGCGACATCATGGTCGACCAGTTGGTGATGGGCAGTTACGGCACCTTTTCCTGCGAGGGGATGGCCGCCGGCAAGGTCGTGGTGGCGTACGTCAGCGAGGGGCCGCACCGGGCGGCCGGCGTCTCGCCGCCGATCGCCAACGCCACTCCCAGCACCCTGGTCAAGACGATCGAATCGTTGCTCGACGACCGGCCCGCCGCGGTCGCCCTCGCCGCGGAGGGCGCGCGTTACGTCCGTGCCCACCACGACGGGCGACGGACCGCCGAGGTTTTCGATGCCTTCCTCCGGTGA
- a CDS encoding glycosyltransferase family 4 protein, whose amino-acid sequence MQAGPKSDARPTRRRVVMLVDNGVHGDSRVQKAARSAADAGWEVVLLGIRNARSEADSWRIGDAEVRLLRVPKPLHRLPREYRRSLRRPLAYASTTAAAYRVQEIKAWKADLYERRVRVQALDGGLLSPVRRAAQLPSRAAATALARWVRFRSGETRRLRKLQADPEAPLTRLPVRFWQGLLGNRAWRRLDPGLWDFELAFRTALDELKPDIIHANDFRMLGIGARAKLRARAAGRDTKLVWDAHEFVGGITGRADNPRWLPAQIAYTAEYAAYPDAVVTVSDTLADLLQETHALPERPAVVLNAPMAPPAEADGDVPDLRALCGVDDGTPLLVYSGAVNPSRGCQIMVEALPELPDVHVAFVTINPNGDNQFSEALRERAVELGVADRVHLLPYVLHWQVVPFLSGADAGVIPIHHKPNHELALITKFLEYAHARLPIVVSDVKTMAQTARATGQGEVFTAEDLTDYARAVRAVLADPKRYRAAYDEPGLLEAWTWEAQARILDELYNSLLGTPQTGGARPPSGRRPEVEREFAGTSR is encoded by the coding sequence ATGCAAGCTGGCCCGAAGAGCGATGCCCGACCGACCCGGCGACGGGTGGTGATGCTGGTCGACAACGGGGTCCACGGCGACTCTCGGGTGCAGAAGGCCGCGCGGTCCGCGGCGGACGCCGGCTGGGAGGTCGTCCTCCTCGGCATCCGCAACGCACGCTCCGAGGCGGACAGCTGGCGGATCGGCGATGCGGAGGTGCGGCTGCTGCGCGTGCCCAAGCCGCTGCACCGGCTGCCCCGGGAGTACCGCCGGTCGCTGCGCCGGCCGCTGGCGTACGCGTCGACCACCGCGGCCGCCTACCGGGTCCAGGAGATCAAGGCCTGGAAGGCCGACCTCTACGAGCGCCGGGTCCGCGTCCAGGCCCTCGACGGTGGGCTTCTCAGCCCGGTGAGGCGGGCGGCCCAGCTGCCGTCCCGCGCCGCCGCCACGGCGCTGGCCCGATGGGTGCGGTTCCGCAGCGGGGAGACCCGTCGCCTGCGCAAGCTCCAGGCCGACCCCGAGGCGCCGCTCACCCGGCTGCCCGTCCGGTTCTGGCAGGGCCTGCTGGGCAACCGCGCCTGGCGTCGGCTGGACCCGGGCCTGTGGGACTTCGAGCTGGCCTTCCGGACCGCGCTCGACGAGCTGAAGCCGGACATCATCCACGCCAACGACTTCCGGATGCTCGGCATCGGGGCGCGGGCGAAGCTGCGGGCGCGGGCCGCCGGCCGCGACACCAAGCTGGTCTGGGACGCACACGAGTTCGTCGGTGGCATCACCGGCCGTGCCGACAACCCGCGCTGGCTGCCGGCCCAGATCGCCTACACGGCCGAGTACGCCGCCTACCCGGACGCGGTGGTGACGGTCTCCGACACCCTGGCCGACCTGCTCCAGGAGACCCATGCCCTGCCCGAGCGGCCGGCTGTGGTGCTCAACGCGCCGATGGCCCCGCCGGCCGAGGCCGACGGCGACGTGCCGGACCTGCGGGCGCTGTGCGGCGTCGACGACGGGACGCCGCTGCTCGTCTACTCGGGCGCCGTGAATCCGAGCCGCGGCTGCCAGATCATGGTGGAGGCACTGCCGGAACTGCCCGACGTGCACGTCGCGTTCGTGACGATCAACCCGAATGGCGACAACCAGTTCTCCGAGGCGTTGCGGGAACGGGCCGTCGAGCTAGGCGTCGCGGACCGCGTGCACCTGCTGCCGTACGTGTTGCACTGGCAGGTGGTGCCGTTCCTGTCCGGCGCGGACGCCGGGGTCATCCCGATCCACCACAAGCCCAACCACGAGCTGGCGCTGATCACGAAGTTTCTGGAATACGCGCATGCCCGCCTGCCCATCGTGGTCAGTGACGTGAAGACCATGGCGCAGACCGCGCGGGCCACCGGTCAGGGTGAGGTGTTCACCGCGGAGGACCTGACCGACTACGCCCGGGCGGTGCGGGCCGTGCTCGCCGACCCGAAGCGTTACCGAGCTGCCTACGACGAGCCCGGCCTGCTGGAGGCATGGACGTGGGAGGCCCAGGCCCGGATCCTCGACGAGCTGTACAACTCGCTGCTGGGCACGCCCCAAACCGGCGGGGCGCGTCCTCCGTCCGGCCGGCGGCCCGAGGTCGAGCGGGAGTTCGCGGGCACCTCGCGCTGA
- a CDS encoding glycosyltransferase family protein: MIEVLMVMGTVPGRVAVLTDALEQFRAKGVTVRVATTFDPGENIPAATELAEVHLLPTSAELGPRFGRMVKRANPARRPWLRAQRDPWVRRHAKRADVLVALDAQALHTVWQLAQRYRRADAVYGIAPALRAVEKRSADPARYRRPRLNTAGPAPAVLASATRSQTVDLAKRVFEMSTGKRAMKLGPVRWFWQGAVTAPGLPERHRGKIARRVTGNMLKSGHAASAKRLALAAQGRLKSPTTRGQLLGPIVDAELSQGKVPEHLMTVVRGQLKLADAFLKKRNPGKAAPHVLRAFNLMFHRIVQFDGTTSPLAENPEEFLAPLHNSEAGRAMATPRGRQSPAAFPPAGRPHRMLFFTGLNDNFLGPILERYEAMPGVEVRRLNLMEESILPVLSNGRTNVVHHMLAGSSKRAGEVQEAWGPHLDWADTVFVDWCNLGAAMLTMIDPGTTRVVVRLHSFEAFSWWPHLTDWSRVDDLVFVSEHLRDLALAAVPRLGAPQGPRTHMINNAMELHRYVAPKASADSRFTLGLVGLSSLAKDPRWALDVLRELRRRDERYRLKLIGDALNPELSPAIKAYVQELDAELAELESSGAVVRFGRTDDVPGALTDVGVILSTSLRESFHCALVEGAASGAVPVVRDWPFFAGRPHSARTLFPSDWVVGTPEEAAERILALTASEEVWREAGRAAAAHVLSTWDWSVTQKDFDRLLLEPPATAD, encoded by the coding sequence ATGATCGAGGTCCTGATGGTTATGGGCACCGTCCCCGGACGGGTGGCGGTCCTGACCGACGCGCTCGAGCAGTTCCGCGCCAAGGGCGTCACCGTGCGGGTGGCCACGACCTTTGACCCGGGGGAGAACATCCCGGCGGCCACCGAGCTGGCCGAGGTACACCTGCTGCCCACCTCGGCGGAGCTGGGCCCGCGGTTCGGCCGGATGGTCAAACGGGCGAACCCGGCCCGGCGCCCGTGGCTGCGCGCGCAGCGCGACCCGTGGGTCCGCCGGCACGCCAAGCGCGCCGACGTCCTGGTCGCTCTGGACGCGCAAGCCCTGCACACCGTCTGGCAGCTCGCCCAGCGTTACCGACGGGCCGACGCCGTCTACGGCATCGCCCCGGCATTGCGGGCCGTGGAAAAGCGGTCCGCCGACCCGGCGCGCTACCGCCGTCCCCGGCTCAACACCGCCGGCCCCGCCCCGGCGGTGCTGGCCAGCGCCACCCGCAGCCAGACCGTCGACCTGGCGAAGCGGGTGTTCGAGATGAGCACCGGGAAGAGGGCCATGAAGCTCGGCCCGGTGCGCTGGTTCTGGCAGGGGGCCGTCACGGCACCCGGTCTGCCGGAACGGCACCGGGGCAAGATCGCCCGGCGAGTCACCGGCAACATGCTCAAGTCCGGGCACGCCGCCAGCGCGAAGCGGCTGGCATTGGCGGCCCAGGGTCGCCTGAAGAGCCCGACGACCAGGGGGCAGCTCCTCGGCCCGATCGTCGACGCGGAGCTGAGCCAGGGCAAGGTGCCCGAGCACCTGATGACCGTGGTGCGAGGCCAGCTCAAGCTCGCGGACGCCTTCCTCAAAAAGCGGAACCCGGGCAAGGCAGCGCCGCACGTGCTGCGCGCCTTCAACCTGATGTTCCACCGGATCGTGCAATTCGACGGCACCACCTCGCCGCTGGCGGAGAATCCGGAGGAGTTCCTCGCGCCGCTGCACAACAGCGAGGCCGGCCGCGCGATGGCGACGCCGCGCGGCCGGCAGAGCCCGGCGGCGTTCCCGCCGGCCGGCCGGCCGCACCGGATGCTCTTCTTCACCGGGTTGAACGACAACTTCCTCGGGCCGATCCTCGAACGCTACGAGGCGATGCCCGGGGTTGAGGTCCGCCGGCTGAACCTGATGGAGGAGTCGATCCTCCCGGTGCTCAGCAATGGGCGCACGAACGTGGTGCACCACATGCTCGCCGGCAGCTCCAAGCGGGCCGGGGAGGTCCAGGAGGCGTGGGGTCCCCACCTCGACTGGGCGGACACGGTCTTTGTGGACTGGTGCAACCTGGGAGCCGCGATGCTGACAATGATCGACCCGGGCACGACCCGGGTCGTCGTCCGCCTGCACAGCTTCGAGGCGTTCAGTTGGTGGCCGCACCTGACCGACTGGTCCCGGGTGGACGACCTGGTCTTCGTCTCCGAGCACCTCCGCGACCTGGCGTTGGCCGCGGTGCCGCGGCTGGGCGCCCCGCAGGGTCCCCGGACGCACATGATCAACAACGCGATGGAGTTGCACCGGTACGTAGCGCCCAAGGCCTCCGCCGACAGCCGGTTCACCCTCGGGCTGGTCGGCCTGAGTTCGCTGGCCAAGGACCCGCGCTGGGCCTTGGACGTGCTACGGGAGCTGCGTCGACGGGACGAGCGGTACCGCCTCAAGCTGATCGGCGACGCCCTCAACCCGGAGCTCAGCCCGGCGATCAAGGCGTACGTCCAGGAACTCGACGCCGAACTGGCTGAGCTGGAGTCGTCCGGCGCCGTCGTGCGATTCGGCCGCACCGACGACGTCCCCGGCGCGCTCACCGACGTCGGGGTCATCCTCAGCACCTCGCTGCGGGAGAGCTTCCACTGCGCGCTCGTCGAGGGCGCGGCCAGCGGCGCCGTGCCGGTGGTACGCGACTGGCCGTTCTTCGCCGGCCGCCCACACAGCGCCCGGACCCTCTTCCCCAGCGACTGGGTGGTCGGTACGCCGGAAGAGGCCGCCGAGCGGATCCTGGCCCTCACCGCGTCCGAGGAGGTCTGGCGCGAGGCGGGCCGGGCGGCGGCGGCGCACGTGCTGAGCACCTGGGACTGGTCGGTCACGCAGAAGGACTTCGACCGGCTGCTGCTGGAGCCGCCGGCCACGGCCGACTGA
- a CDS encoding glycosyltransferase, producing the protein MVYLAIGFPPAAKSCAYRMRETANQFAAAGWDVTAVTIADEAWEREYGLDHTLSQGVDPSVRVVKLPLFRDDLETDIRSFTEQRALAHKDYLAELRKQNLKVFPEPVFGGWRPALEKALLQIHRERHVDLLVTTCAPYVNLAATWKLWETHRVPYVVDFRDGWSVDVINNGEAFTRESVSGQWEIKLLTDAVAIWNVNEPISRWYRERYPELAHKMRVVRNGYDAASIPAQVRPAPPDRPLTFGYLGALNLPVPLLNAVLEGWRTARAEDPALADARFEVRGHIGAAWARGDNAHAELLRAAAVDGVLVGGSVPKAEVVDLYSRWDAVVLMVTGGRYMTSGKVYEYMATGLPVVSAHEADHDASTVLSTYPLWTGAVGLDPAELASALRRAAAMARTADVAEREKARAEARQYAREEQLIPAVREVTELVLGAGGPTAPQPSPARARALAQEGRS; encoded by the coding sequence ATGGTCTACCTCGCGATCGGCTTCCCGCCGGCGGCCAAGAGCTGCGCCTACCGCATGCGGGAGACGGCGAACCAGTTCGCCGCCGCGGGTTGGGACGTGACCGCGGTCACCATCGCGGACGAGGCCTGGGAGCGCGAGTACGGCCTCGACCACACCCTCTCCCAGGGTGTGGACCCCAGCGTCCGGGTGGTGAAGCTGCCGCTGTTCCGGGACGACCTGGAGACTGACATCCGCTCGTTCACCGAGCAGCGTGCCCTGGCTCACAAGGACTACCTTGCCGAGCTGCGCAAGCAGAACCTCAAGGTCTTCCCCGAGCCGGTCTTCGGCGGATGGCGTCCCGCGCTGGAGAAGGCCCTGCTCCAGATCCACCGGGAGCGGCACGTCGACCTGCTGGTGACCACCTGCGCCCCGTACGTCAACCTGGCGGCGACCTGGAAGCTGTGGGAGACCCACCGGGTGCCGTACGTGGTGGACTTCCGCGACGGCTGGTCCGTCGACGTGATCAACAACGGTGAGGCGTTCACCCGGGAGTCGGTCTCCGGGCAGTGGGAGATCAAGCTGCTCACCGACGCCGTGGCCATCTGGAACGTGAACGAGCCGATCTCTCGCTGGTACCGGGAGCGCTACCCCGAGCTGGCGCACAAGATGCGAGTCGTGCGCAACGGCTACGACGCGGCCAGCATCCCGGCTCAGGTGCGTCCCGCCCCGCCGGACCGGCCGCTGACCTTCGGCTACCTCGGCGCGCTGAACCTGCCCGTGCCACTGCTGAACGCCGTCCTCGAGGGCTGGCGGACGGCGCGCGCGGAGGATCCAGCGCTGGCCGACGCCCGCTTCGAGGTGCGGGGCCACATCGGCGCCGCGTGGGCGCGCGGTGACAACGCGCACGCCGAACTGCTCAGGGCCGCCGCCGTTGACGGCGTGCTGGTCGGCGGTTCGGTGCCCAAGGCCGAGGTGGTCGACCTCTACTCGCGCTGGGACGCGGTGGTGCTGATGGTGACCGGCGGCCGCTACATGACCTCCGGCAAGGTGTACGAGTACATGGCGACCGGCCTGCCGGTGGTCTCCGCCCACGAGGCCGACCACGACGCTTCCACTGTGCTCTCCACGTACCCGCTCTGGACCGGCGCGGTCGGGCTGGACCCGGCCGAGCTGGCGAGCGCCCTACGGCGGGCCGCCGCGATGGCCCGTACCGCCGACGTTGCGGAGCGGGAGAAGGCCCGCGCCGAGGCGCGGCAGTACGCCCGCGAGGAGCAGCTCATCCCTGCCGTCCGTGAGGTCACCGAGTTGGTGCTGGGCGCCGGCGGACCGACCGCCCCGCAGCCCTCTCCCGCCCGCGCACGTGCCCTGGCCCAAGAAGGTAGGTCATGA